One Methanoculleus sp. 7T genomic window carries:
- the gatE gene encoding Glu-tRNA(Gln) amidotransferase subunit GatE → MDYKELGLKAGIEIHQQLDTAEKLFCRCPTVLRDTAERTGEFYRYLRATASELGEIDRAAEEEMKLVRKFCYYTYDTVCLVEHDEEPPTPMNPEALEVCLTIAKMLGMTPAEQVHTMRKLVIDGSNTSGFQRTALVGLSGALPDGCRIETICLEEEAAQRVEGETFSLDRLGIPLVEITTAPCMHTPEAVQRVAEYIGMVLRSTGRVKRGLGTIRQDINVSIAGGARVEIKGVQELDLIAEVVRREVERQVNLLAIRDELRERGARVDHNVIDVTALFSGTKSSILKKAKAILAIRLCGFAGLVGREIQPGRRLGSEMSDYAKKCGVGGIFHTDELPAYGVTAEEVARLREFVGAAEEDCVVIVAAGRERAGCAVEQVMIRAEMALAGVPEETRKMLEEGSSAYMRPLPGAARMYPETDVFPVDIDEALWESIKVPELLTHRAERFVREFGLDEALARQMAFSERLPTFEAAVAAGVRPTIAARTLLATCRELARDGVAVDRVSEDEILALLSAVEANRAAKEAIPDLLAELARTAGEGAATPQERVDAAIGKLAPAVSQEDVESIVRRVVAEREEFARERGMGALGPLMGVVMQELRGSVDGKVVSETLRRELKRLLA, encoded by the coding sequence ATGGACTACAAAGAACTCGGCCTCAAGGCCGGGATCGAGATCCACCAGCAGCTCGACACGGCCGAGAAACTCTTCTGCCGCTGCCCCACGGTCCTCCGTGACACCGCCGAGCGGACCGGGGAGTTCTACCGCTACCTCCGGGCGACGGCAAGCGAACTTGGGGAGATCGACCGGGCGGCCGAGGAGGAGATGAAACTCGTCCGGAAGTTCTGCTACTACACCTACGACACGGTCTGTCTCGTGGAGCACGACGAGGAGCCCCCGACCCCGATGAACCCCGAGGCGCTCGAGGTCTGCCTCACGATCGCAAAGATGCTCGGGATGACGCCCGCAGAGCAGGTCCACACGATGCGCAAACTCGTCATCGACGGCTCGAACACCAGCGGGTTCCAGCGGACGGCGCTTGTCGGGCTCTCAGGCGCCCTCCCGGACGGGTGCCGGATCGAGACGATCTGCCTTGAGGAGGAAGCTGCGCAGCGGGTGGAGGGCGAGACCTTCTCCCTTGACCGCCTCGGGATCCCGCTCGTCGAGATCACGACCGCCCCCTGCATGCACACCCCCGAGGCCGTTCAGCGGGTCGCCGAGTACATCGGGATGGTCCTCCGCTCGACCGGCAGGGTGAAGCGGGGGCTCGGGACGATCCGGCAGGACATCAACGTCTCCATCGCAGGCGGCGCACGGGTCGAGATCAAGGGCGTTCAGGAACTCGATCTCATCGCCGAGGTGGTCAGGCGCGAGGTCGAGCGGCAGGTCAATCTCCTCGCGATCCGCGACGAACTTCGGGAACGGGGCGCCCGGGTGGACCACAACGTCATCGACGTCACCGCCCTCTTCTCCGGGACGAAGTCGTCCATCCTGAAGAAGGCGAAAGCCATCCTCGCCATCAGGCTCTGCGGGTTTGCCGGGCTTGTCGGGCGGGAGATCCAGCCCGGCCGCCGCCTCGGGAGCGAGATGTCCGACTACGCGAAGAAGTGCGGTGTCGGCGGTATCTTCCACACCGACGAGCTCCCCGCCTACGGCGTCACCGCAGAAGAGGTGGCGCGCCTCCGCGAGTTCGTCGGCGCCGCCGAAGAAGACTGCGTCGTCATCGTGGCGGCCGGGAGAGAGCGCGCCGGATGTGCGGTGGAGCAGGTGATGATTCGTGCGGAGATGGCGCTAGCGGGTGTGCCGGAGGAGACCCGGAAGATGCTCGAAGAGGGGAGCTCGGCCTACATGCGCCCCCTCCCGGGAGCCGCCAGGATGTACCCCGAGACCGACGTATTCCCGGTCGATATCGACGAAGCCCTCTGGGAGAGCATCAAGGTGCCCGAACTCCTCACCCACCGGGCGGAGCGGTTCGTCAGGGAGTTCGGGCTTGACGAGGCGCTGGCCCGGCAGATGGCGTTCTCCGAGCGGCTGCCGACGTTCGAAGCGGCCGTCGCCGCAGGCGTCCGCCCCACCATCGCGGCTCGGACGCTCCTTGCCACCTGCCGGGAGCTCGCCCGCGACGGCGTGGCCGTCGACCGGGTGAGCGAGGACGAGATCCTTGCCCTCCTCTCTGCCGTCGAGGCCAACCGGGCTGCAAAGGAGGCGATCCCGGACCTCCTCGCCGAACTCGCACGGACGGCGGGCGAGGGTGCCGCAACGCCCCAAGAGCGGGTGGATGCGGCCATCGGGAAACTGGCCCCCGCCGTCTCGCAGGAGGACGTGGAATCAATCGTGCGCCGAGTGGTGGCCGAACGGGAGGAGTTTGCCAGGGAGCGGGGCATGGGTGCGCTCGGCCCCCTGATGGGCGTCGTTATGCAGGAACTCCGGGGGAGCGTCGACGGCAAGGTCGTCAGCGAGACCCTCCGGCGCGAACTCAAGCGGCTGCTCGCCTGA
- the gatD gene encoding Glu-tRNA(Gln) amidotransferase subunit GatD — MTETLQAGDLVRYANGGTALTGTYIAERNGMAVVKLDNGYNIGASPEKIELVERPAPQPPAGAGVVVQNPDLPELSIISTGGTIASRVDYRTGAVTSQFSASDILRAIPELGDIARYRDRQIASILSENMRPAIWQELARTIYDEIRHGASGVIVTHGTDTMAYSAAAVRFMLKTPVPVVFVGSQRSADRPSSDNAMNTLCSAAVAAGDLGEVAVVMHATTNDDRCAIHRATRVRKMHTSRRDAFQSMGSAPLGYVDYPSLSVTLSDEAVRRGTEEPRLHDALEERCGLLHFYPGMPPRVLDAFEGYAGLVLSGTGLGHVSTEWIPRLRDMIDGGMTVVMTSQCLHGRVCDRVYNTGRDLLSIGVIEGEDMLPEAALVKLMWVLGNESDPERAGILMQTDLAGEIQRRSI; from the coding sequence ATAACCGAAACACTCCAAGCCGGGGATTTGGTGCGTTACGCCAACGGCGGGACCGCGCTCACCGGCACCTACATCGCCGAACGGAACGGAATGGCCGTCGTCAAACTCGACAACGGCTACAACATCGGGGCGTCCCCGGAGAAGATCGAACTGGTCGAGCGTCCGGCCCCGCAGCCGCCGGCAGGAGCCGGGGTCGTCGTCCAGAACCCCGACCTCCCTGAACTCTCGATCATATCCACCGGCGGGACAATCGCAAGCAGGGTGGACTACCGGACCGGGGCAGTGACGAGCCAGTTCTCGGCGAGCGACATCCTGCGGGCGATCCCGGAACTCGGGGATATCGCCCGCTACCGCGACCGCCAGATAGCAAGCATCCTCTCCGAGAACATGCGTCCGGCGATCTGGCAGGAACTCGCACGGACGATCTACGATGAGATCCGGCACGGCGCATCCGGGGTGATCGTCACGCACGGCACCGACACGATGGCCTACTCGGCCGCTGCGGTTCGGTTCATGCTCAAGACCCCGGTGCCGGTCGTCTTTGTCGGGTCGCAGCGGTCCGCCGACCGCCCGAGTTCCGACAACGCCATGAACACCCTCTGCAGCGCCGCCGTCGCCGCCGGCGACCTCGGTGAGGTCGCGGTCGTGATGCACGCGACAACGAACGACGACCGGTGCGCCATCCACCGGGCGACGAGGGTCCGGAAGATGCACACCTCCCGGCGCGACGCCTTCCAGAGCATGGGGTCGGCGCCGCTCGGCTACGTCGACTACCCCTCGCTCTCGGTCACCCTCTCGGACGAGGCGGTGCGGCGGGGCACCGAGGAGCCGAGACTCCACGATGCGCTCGAAGAGCGTTGCGGCCTCCTCCACTTCTACCCCGGGATGCCTCCCCGGGTCCTCGACGCCTTCGAGGGCTACGCAGGCCTCGTCCTCTCCGGGACCGGCCTCGGGCACGTCTCGACGGAGTGGATCCCAAGGCTCCGGGATATGATCGACGGCGGGATGACCGTCGTCATGACGTCGCAGTGCCTGCACGGCCGGGTCTGCGACCGTGTCTACAACACCGGAAGAGACCTCCTCTCGATCGGCGTGATCGAGGGCGAGGATATGCTCCCCGAGGCGGCGCTCGTGAAACTGATGTGGGTGCTCGGGAACGAGTCCGATCCCGAGCGGGCGGGCATCCTGATGCAGACCGACCTTGCGGGCGAGATCCAGCGGAGGTCGATCTGA